Genomic window (candidate division KSB1 bacterium):
GTGTGGAGACGGCCGTTGTCGGAGATGATTACCTCAGTGAAAGGGCCCGAAACTGGCTTGCCGATTCATTTCAGTCTTGGTCAAAACTTTCCGAACCCGTTTAATCCAGCGACGACTATTTCCTTTAGTCTTCCATCGAAGTCGTTTGTAATACTGAAAGTATTTGATGCTTTGGGAAGAGAAGTGTCGACTCTCATTTCAGAGGAGTTGTCTGCTGGAATGTATGCACGACAATGGAATGCGGCAGGTTTGCCGAGCGGTGTGTATTTCTACCGTTTGCAAGCTGGTTCGTTTGTCGAGACGAAGAAACTTGTCTTACTGAGGTGATGGGCAAATGCAACTAACAGCACAAACAATGTTGCTTCATTATGATGAATTATTGTGACTCAATATTTTTGCTTACTTTCAATTCGGTTTTTATATGTTCGCAAAAATACTGCATTGTTTGTGCACACGTTAGGCGAAGCGGCGGCAAAGAAAGGAGGTGATGTTAAGACGGATGAGGGGAATCCAATCAGATGCGGAGCGTTTTATTGAGGGTGGGATAAAATCGCTCGGTTTGATTGGAGGAGAATCGGTGAATAACACCACCCAAAAACAGAAGGAGGTAAGTCATGAAAGGCAAAATCGCAACAATAATGGTGGCATTGGTCACAATCGCAGTCCTTTTTCCTACTCTTGCTTTTAGTCAGGAGATACCGCGTGAAAAGCCAGGTGCATGTTGGGTTAACTTTAAAGAAGGAAGTTGGGTGAAGTATAAGATGAGAATGGGAGAAATGGAAGCGGTAATAAAGAAAACCTTGAAAAGCAAGACTGCAGAGGAGGTTGTAGTAGTAACAGAAACAGAAATACCTGGTATGCCTTCATCTTCAGTAGAAGAGCATCTTTCACTGAAACCCAAGGAAGAAGAAGGGCAAATTAAGGTTATTAAGACATCTGAGGAAGATATAACCCTTGCTGGTAAAAAATTTAGATGTAAGGTTATTGAATATGAGGATGTAAAGGAAAAGTACACTGCGAAAATATGGCTTTCTGATGAGGTGCCGTTTTTGTTCGATCGCGGGGTTGTTAAAGCATCACAGCAAGATGAAGGAGAAAAAGAGGCAAAAGTGGTATGGGAGTATGCTGGAGAAAAAGAGTTTACTGTAGGAGATAAGAAGGTGAAGTGTACAATATTTACAATATTTAAGGGTGAAATAGATGAAGAAGGGGACAAAGAATACTGGGTTTCTAAGGAAGTCCCCGGGATGCAAGTGAAACTGGGCGAGCTTCTTGAGTTGATTGATTTTGAGATAAAGTAAAAAGAGCAAGCCGCAAAAATTTTCTTGGCCGCCGTTTCGCCTAACACGGGCTTTGCGGCTCACTTCGTTCGTCCAAACCCAGCCCTCTAACCCATAAACTATGGCTGAAAGGTAGAAATACGGTTATTGGTAAATTCGGTGGTTTAGAGGTAAAATCAAAACGAATAGAGGGCTGGGCTTCGCAAAGCTCGGGAACGTTAGGGCGTAATCACTAATGGCCCCTCACTCAGATCTGCGCCGCATGCCACTTCTTCAGCCCGCCCTGAGGACCAGGGCCGTGAGCCAAGGAGCACCTCACGACTCGGCTACGAATTGGCAACCGCTGCAGAAAAGTGCCGATGCTGCGGGCGCCACCTGGTAACCCCTGCGAAGTTTGGAGCCTCCCCGGAATTTCGAAAAGCGAGGCGCTCGCGACTCGCCCACTGGGTCAGGCCACGCATTCCCGTCGGCACTCGAGGACTATGAGCGCCCACTGAGAGTCAGGCACCTCATTCCTCCTCCCCCAAGAAGTCCCAGTCCCCCGGTGCAAAGGTCAGGTACTCGCGCACCTGTCTAGCCTTATCATCGGGCATGACGTAGAACTTGCCGGTTGCCTCGGCATGGACCTTGCCATCCGGGCCGATGATTTCGCCTGCGGCCACCGAGTAACGCTGATGATGCGCCACCGGCCGACCGCGCACCGTGACCCGCAGTCCCACCGGCAAGGGGCGCAGGAAACGCACGTGCAGCTCGCCTGTGACAAAGTACTTCTTGCGCACCACGGCCACCGACCAGCCCATCGTTTCGTCCAGAAGCGCGCAGATGATGCCGCCATGCACCACCCCCTTGTAACCGGAGTATATCTCCGAGGGAACACACTCCACGTGCACCCCTTGCTCATCCGTCACAAACTTCAGTCCCAGCGTGGCTGCATTTGCCTGGCGGCTGCCGCAGACAATGCACCCCTCATAGGTCGGCAATGTCCTACCCGGTTCAATTTCCGCATGACAAGAGACTGAGCCTTCCTCTTCCATCTTCGCTTTCCTCCGCAGCACACTCGTTAGCCATGGCACAAACGGGGAGAAGGGCCCCGGAAATCTCTGCGCCAGGATGTCGGCGGCCGAACACAATCGTTAGGCGCAGGGCCTGCCCGAAGTCAACCTCCCCCAGACTCAAGGCCTCTCAGGAGTCGGCCGCAGGAACAAGCATCAGCCAGTGTCTTGCACGCGAGCTCGCCAGGGCTCTTCAGTCCCTTTGACGAATATCATCGCCACCCTGCCTTCGGCGCAGGAGGCTGAAGAGCTCTGCGGCCCGGCTGATGACAAAGTCCGGCCCGAGGGATTCCAACGTCGCGCGCGGCCCATAGCCCCAGGTCACCGCGCACGTGCGGGCCCCGGCGGCCTTGCCGGCAATGATATCGTTGTCGGTGTCCCCCACAACCAGGGTGGTTTCCGGAGTCGCGGCGGTGCGCGCCATGGCCGTCAGGATCATCTCCGGATGCGGTTTCAGATGTGTCACCTCCTCAGGACAGATCACCACGTCGAAGTAAGGCTCCATGTTCAATCCGGCAAGAATGCGCTTCGTGTACGGCCCCGGCTTGTTAGTGGCCACGACCAGACGATGACCCTGCAGGCTTTGCAGCATATCCATAACACCGGGAAAAGGGCGCGTGCTGACCAGGCAGCGGTCACTGTACAGCTGGCGAAACAGCGCGATGAACTCGCCGAACCGGTGCATGTTTTCTTCGCCGAGGGTGACGCGTGCAAAATTGTCCGGTCCAGGCCCGATGGATGCCCTCGCCTGCGCCAGGGAGATCTCCGGCAGTCCCATGGCGCGCAAGGCCAGGTTCGAGCAGAGGTGCACATCGGGCGCGGTGTCCAACAGCGTCCCGTCCAGGTCAAAGACGATGCTGGTGAAAGCCTTCGCCTTGTCGCGGGTCATCGTTGCAGTGAGAGAAACCTGCGCAGCGACCGATCCCAGGTGCGTTCTACCTCATCAGGAAAGAAGCAGGCGGGCAACTCATTCATGCGGCGATGATAGAGAAGGCACTCGCAGCAGTAACCCTTGCGCGGGCACGGTTCATACGAACAGTTGCAGCGCTCCATATTCTTTGCAAAGTTCTTGCATTCCATGGCATACCTCATCCTTGTTCGCCCTATCCGTCTCCATAGAAAGGCCTTTGCAGGCGGCTCCTACTTTTTCTCTGCGGCCAGGCGCCGACGGGCCTCTTCGAACATTGGTTGGGCAAAATCCGAGTGCCAAGTGCGCTCGGCGAAGCTGCGCTCCTTGACGCTCCGCAGGAACCCGGCAAACTCCCAGAAATAGCTGCCGTAGATGTGGAAGCTGTCGGCAATGTCCACATAGCGCCCGACCTTGACCCGCCTGCCCAGCCTCTCCGCCAAGCGCTCGGCAATCGCGCGTTGCAGGTCCGTCAGCGCGAACATGTTCATGTAAGCCGCCTTGTAGGCGTCCCGCGAGCGCCAGTGGGTGTTCATGTTCAGCACCAGGTCACCGCCCTCGTCGGCCAGCATCCTGCACCATACCCTTTGCAGGCATGGCGGGTCGTAGGTGGGCGGGTCGGTCTTGGGGTTCCAGGTGATGGCCTGGGCCCGCCGAGAATAGCCGACCGCAGCCAGCTTCTCGATCAGATAGTTGATCTGGTCGATAACCTCCCCTTCCATCTCATAGGCAAACAGGCGCTTGTGGTAGGTGTAGGTCCACTTGCCCTCCTCTGGGCAGATCCAGTGGTCGTGCACGCCTTCCACCACTTCCTGACGATAGATCTCCAGGTCCTCCAGGCCGCCTGGGAAGGCGCGATGGATACGTGGCTCGGCGAAAGGGTCCTCCACCACCATCACCATGGTGCAGTCCTTGCTGGGAGGGTCCTCGGGTTTGTCGTACTCGGTGCGGATGTCCACCCCGTCGTGCCAGCACTTCAGCACGGCGTTCTCCCAGGTCTCGGGCAAGGTCTTCGCCTGCACAAGGAAGGTCGGGATGTTTCCTGTCATGTCACTCCCTCGTTTTGCTGTCCAGCCTCGGCGCCTTCTTGGGGAGCCACACCCCAAGCGTGATGCCCAAGGCATGGTAAGGTTTGCCGTCAAGGTCAACACCCCCGGCCTGTGACCGACCACCCAGAGGGCGAGCGTAACGGAGCTCGAGGTGGTAGAAACCCCTCTTGAGACTGAGCCGTGCATGAGCCACGAATGTAGAGTTTTCCGCCGGGGAAAACAGCCTACCATCGTCCCAGACGTAATCCGGTAACACAACGGGCCTGCCGGTCAATGGGTCGTAGGAGTTGGGGATCTCCTGGGAGCGGAGCACCTCCGTGTTGTCGTGCACTGCCAGCGCCAGCGACATGCCGCCGACCAATTGCCATTTCCACCTCGCCGATGGCTTGAGCTGAAACCGGCAGAGGAGGGGAAGCTCGACAAAGCCCATTGAGCAGACCTGCGAGCGCCACGTGAGCGGTGTGCCCACAGAGCAGGCTCCCACCAGTTTATCTCTGAAAAGGCCGCCCCGGGTCACATAGGCGATCTCCAGCGACAGGGAGGTGCGCGCGCGCAAGGACCATTCTTTCTCCACTGCCAGAACCACACCCGGATTGAGGGAGTGGTCGCGGTCGCGAAACGCCGAAACGCTCCACCCGGACTTGACCGTCATCCCGCTTTGTGCCTGCAGCAAGGCTGGCAAGCACAGGGCGAGTGCGCACATGGTGCAAGCCAGGCCGCTTCTCATGGTCGGTTCCCCCGGCAGAAAATGCGGGCCAGGTCGCAGCGCACCATCAGGCGCAGACCATGTACCCGCCGGTCCACGCGGTAGATAGAGGTCACCATGTCAGCGATCTCGCCGTCCAACTGGAAGTAGTCGGCCGAGAGCAAGCCTGCAGTGCTGCGGAGGCCAATGCCGATGTGGTAGCCCCACCGCTTGCGGCGAAGCTCAAGAGGGCGGTACTCATAGAGCCATATGTACTCCCATCGCTCCCCGGGCTCCCACGGGTGCAGGTACTCTCCCTTGTGCATCCTGCACAGGTCACGCTGATACAGCAGCAGCGCGGGGCCAGAGAAAAACACGCCCTTCAGCCCCCTGGCGAGTGGCACCTCGAAGGCCAGCATCACCGGCACCTCGATGAACGCCCAGCGCAACGTAAAATCGTAGGCGTATACGCCCTCGCTGCCGTACATGGCCTTGTCCTGAAGCACGCCCCCCATGGTGGTATAGTTCACCTCCAGAGCAGGGAAGCCAAGGGTGCCAGCCTCTTTTCTCCCCAGATGCCTGCGCTGCCGTTGCAGAGTTTGTTGGTGTCGTGCCGGCGGAAAGCGGACATCAAGCCGCCTCCGCCAATGCCGCGCACGCCCAAGAGCAGACCGGCTAGGCAAGCAGGACAATCCGCCAAAGCAATGGCAATGGCCAGCGAACCGGCAGCCAGCACTCTTGAACAGGGCCCCGGCCCGCGCCTCATTTCCTCACCCGACGGAGAAACTCTTCGACCTCCGGAATCCCACCCTGCAGGATGAGATAGCCGTTGATGGGCTCACGCTCGGTAGTTTCGTGGTTGATGGGCGTGAGCATCATCTGGCGGACCTTCTCCGGCTCGGTGGTGTGCGCCAACACCCAGCCGAGCTTGCAGTAGGCAGTCTCCGGCAACATATTGCCAAGCGGAATGATGCCCAAGTCCAGCAGGTCGCGGCCGGTGTCGTACACGTACATCTGCACGTAGCCCCACAACGTCTGCACGGTCATGACCACCGTGACTCCCTTGTCGATGGCCCGCTTGAGCGCCTGGTTGATCTTGCGGTTGACGTGCCCCATTCCGGTGCCGGCAATCACGATGCCCTTGTAGCCGTGGTCGGTGAGCGAATCGATGATGTCGGGCATCATGTTTGGGTAGTAGTACACGATGCTGACCTTCTCTTCGAACACGGCGTCGATCAGCACCCCCCGATCCTGGCGGCGGCGTTGGTAGTCGTCGGTCAAGTACTGAAAGCGGGCCGGCCACACCATGGCCAAGGGAATGTCGCCAATGGTGCGAAAGGTGTTGCGGTAGCTGGAGTGCATCTTGCGCACGCGGGTGCCGCGGTGGAGCAGGTCGTACTGGTCGCTGGTGGGGCCGAACATGCACACCATCACCTCGGCGATGTCGCCATAGGCAGCAGTGCGCACCGCGTTGATCAGGTTGAGGGCCGCATCGCTGGACGGGCGGTCGCTGGAGCGTTGCGAGCCCACCATGACGATGGGCACGGGCGGCTTCTGCACCATGAAGGTGAGCGCAGCAGCCGTGTAGTGCATCACATCGGTGCCGTGGCCAATGACGATGCCGTCCACCCCGTTGCGGATCTCCTCGCCGATGACATTGGCGATGGTGATCCAATGGTGCGACTCGATGTTTTCGCTGAACACACCAAAGAGCTTGGTGGTCTTCAAGTTGCAGATGTCGGCGAGCTCGGGCACGGCTCCGTAGAGCTCCCCGGGCGTGAAGGCTGGGATCACGGCGCCTGTGCGATAGTCCAGGCGGCTGGCAATGGTACCGCCGGTACCGAGCAGGGTCACATCCGGTTTGGCGTCATCGTGCGGAAACTCCCGCTCCGGGATGCGATAGTGCGCCTCCTTGTAGCCGACCTCTTCGATGCTCACCACGTTGTCCACATGAATGCCGAGATTGTAGCCGCTGTGCAGCTTGAGCACGATATGCTCGTCGTCGGCATTTTCACTCCTGGGCAAGATGATGCCCTTAAAGTCTCCTTTGGTGGAGTGAAGGACCACGTCGCTCCAGACGTGCACGTTGGTCTCCCGAAGCTTGGCGCGCGCCCTGCCCCGATATCCCTTCCACGCATCCGGCTGTTCCACAAGCCTCCCTTTCCCGTGCTGGCTCTGCGTAGTGGTCTACAGGTCACCCGGCACCGGCCGCAGCACAGTCTCTTCGGGCATGACGTCTGGAGGGGCAAAGCAAGCTGCCACTACTACCTGGGCCACGCTTTGCGGGCGCATCATCAGGGCCCGGCGCTCGTCTTCCGCCCCCCAGCCTGGCGTGTCCGTTGCCCCAGGAAAAACAGCCGTGACGCGTATCCCCTGCTTGCGCACCTCCATGCGCAGCACCTCGGTGAAGCCGAGCAGGCCATACTTTGCCGCACAATAGGCGGCACAACGCGCGTAAGGCCTCTTGCCCGCCACCGAGATGATGTTGATGATATGGCCGCTGCCCCGGCGAAGCATCCCCTCCAAGACCGCCTTGGTGCAGAGAAATGCCCCGGTGAGGTTGACGGCAATCTGCTCCTGCCACTCCTCCAGGCTGGTCTTCGCCACCTCGGTAAAGCGCCAGACGCCGGCGTTGTTCACCAGGATGTCGATTTCCCCCCACACCTCGCGCACTTGGGCCACCAGCGCTGTGAGCTCATCGGGCTTGGTCACGTCTGCCGCAATGGAGAGCGCCTTTCCCCCCGCGCCGTTGATGGCGGCGGCCACTGCCTCAATCTGCGCCGCAGTGCGCGCCGAGAGCACAACGCGCAGGCCGCGCTGGGCCAAAGCTTCGGCCACCGCCCGCCCAATGCCTCGCCCTGCCCCTGTGACCCAGGCAATGCTCCCCTCACCGACTGCTCCAGACTCGCTACCCCTCATCGGCTATGCTCCGTGGCTGCGGATGAGCTCCATGAACTCCATGCGGGTGGCGCGCTCGCTCTGGAACACGCCGCGCATGGCGCTGGTGGTCATCACCGAGTTCTGCTTCTCCACACCGCGCATCATCATGCACAGGTGGCGCGCTTCGATGACCACTCCCACGCCATATGGCTCCAGATGCCTCCAGAGGGCATCGGCGATCTGCGTGGTCAGGCGCTCCTGCAACTGCAGCCGCCGCGCATACACGTCGACCACGCGGGGAATCTTGCTCACACCCACGATCCTCCCCTTGGGCAGGTAGCCCACGTGACATCGCCCGAAAAAGGGGAGCATGTGGTGCTCGCACAGGCTAAAGACCTCGATATCCTTGACGATGACCATCTCGTCGTAGCGTTCGTCAAAGATGGCCTTTTGTAAGATCTCCTCGGGATCCTGCGCGTAGCCCTGAGAGAGAAAGGTCAGTGCCTTCTCCACCCGCTCTGAGGTCCTTTGCAGGCCCGGGCGCGAGGGGTCTTCGCCCAATGCACGCAACATGGCATCCACCAGGTCCCGGATCCTCTCCGCCATGCAGTCACTCTCCTCTGTAGAATGCGCTATTGTGCTCGGACTCGTGCACGCGCACCTCGTAGAGTCGGCCGCGCGGCAACTTGTCGCAGAGCACTTCCCAAAAGCGCTTTGCCAAATTCTCAGCCGTGGGGATGACTCCTTGCAGGAAGTCCACCTGATAGTTGAGAAACTTGTGGTCCACCTTCTTGATGAGCTCTTCCTCGACGAGGTGGCCGAGCGCGCCGAGGTCGAGCACCATGCCGTCGTGCGGATCTGGCTCACCGCATACCGTGACCTCCACCGTGTAGTTGTGACCATGCCCCATGGGGTTGTTGCACACGCCATAGACCTGCCTGTTTTCCTCGTCGCTCAGCTGCGGGTTATGCAACCGGTGCGCCGCGCTGAACGAAGCCTTGCGCGTAATGTACACCATAACCTACACCTCGCCGGTCTTGGGGGCCGAAAGCGATTCCGGGGAACGGCGCACGATCTTGCACGTGCGGTCTTCTGGTTCCAAGTGGTAGCGGTAGGTCGGCCACTCCACCTTCACCACGCGGAAACGCTGTTCGGCGCGGGCTAAGAAGTCCGACTCAGAGGAGTACGGGAGCAATCTCAAGCCGCCGAGAGCGACGAAGACGCTCCTTTTGCCGAAAAGGGTGGCGCCGATGCAGCAGTCCCGCAAGTGAATGAGGCGCGATGGGTCGCGCGCGTCCACCACGTAGTGATCGCGTTCGTCTCCCAGCAGCTCCACGCCGCCATGGAGCAGGTCCACCTCCGGGTGCGAGACCAGGTAGGCGACGCGCACCGCCAAATGCTCGGGCAAGTACTCATCGTCGGCGTCGATGAAGGTGAGGAAAGGGGCGCTGCTGTGGGCAATGCCCGCGTTGCGCGCCTGCGCCAGCCCGCCGTGTTGCAGCGGCAGGTAGGCGATGCGCTCGTCCTCCGCGAGCAACGCCGCCATCAGGCGGCGCGTGTGGTCAGTGCTGCCGTCGTCTACCACCAGCAGCCGCCAGTGCCGATACGTCTGCCCGCGCACGGAGGCAATGGCCCGCTCGATGAGGTGGGCCCGGTTGTAGCTAGACAGCACAATGTCGACCTGCTCTGGCACTCCTCTTCTCACCCACTCTCACAGTGACCTTTGCCAGCTGCAATATAGCAAAATCCCCTGAGGACGACAAGGCCAAAGTCCGCTCATAAGCGGCAGTTTCGGGTTTGCGCCTCAGAGCACTATCTGCTTCTCAGCGATGCCAGCCTTCAGGCCTTCAAAGCGAATGACTGCGGTGCCTTTGCCCTGCACGACCCATTCAATCTGCACGTCATCGTACCCGCCGATGCCGGAGGTGAGGCGCACCTTCTCCGGATGGCGTGGCACCGGCTCCACCGGCCCCAAGTAGCGGTCGCGCACAAAACCGGCAGAGATGACCTTCAAACCCTTGCCGGAAATAGTCACCCAGTCGGGGCGCTGCAGCTTGCGCCGCGCTGCTTGCTGGGAGATGGTAGGAATGGCGCGCGTGTTGGCCAGCGTGACGCGCACTCTGTGCAGACCCTCGCCCAATGAGCTCCGCTCCACCTCGCGGATTTCCACCAGTGGCAGCTGATCGGCATGGTAAAGGGTGAAGGCACAGTTCCTGTGACAGAGCTCTTCCAGCAAGAATCCCGGGTTAACGCGGCTGCTCCACTTGCGCCACCCCCCGATCTCGATGTCACCGTAGGTGGGGTGTTTGTAGGGATGCCACGGGACAA
Coding sequences:
- a CDS encoding T9SS type A sorting domain-containing protein; this encodes VWRRPLSEMITSVKGPETGLPIHFSLGQNFPNPFNPATTISFSLPSKSFVILKVFDALGREVSTLISEELSAGMYARQWNAAGLPSGVYFYRLQAGSFVETKKLVLLR
- a CDS encoding PaaI family thioesterase, giving the protein MEEEGSVSCHAEIEPGRTLPTYEGCIVCGSRQANAATLGLKFVTDEQGVHVECVPSEIYSGYKGVVHGGIICALLDETMGWSVAVVRKKYFVTGELHVRFLRPLPVGLRVTVRGRPVAHHQRYSVAAGEIIGPDGKVHAEATGKFYVMPDDKARQVREYLTFAPGDWDFLGEEE
- a CDS encoding HAD-IA family hydrolase; translated protein: MTRDKAKAFTSIVFDLDGTLLDTAPDVHLCSNLALRAMGLPEISLAQARASIGPGPDNFARVTLGEENMHRFGEFIALFRQLYSDRCLVSTRPFPGVMDMLQSLQGHRLVVATNKPGPYTKRILAGLNMEPYFDVVICPEEVTHLKPHPEMILTAMARTAATPETTLVVGDTDNDIIAGKAAGARTCAVTWGYGPRATLESLGPDFVISRAAELFSLLRRRQGGDDIRQRD
- a CDS encoding DUF6485 family protein; its protein translation is MECKNFAKNMERCNCSYEPCPRKGYCCECLLYHRRMNELPACFFPDEVERTWDRSLRRFLSLQR
- a CDS encoding thymidylate synthase; the encoded protein is MTGNIPTFLVQAKTLPETWENAVLKCWHDGVDIRTEYDKPEDPPSKDCTMVMVVEDPFAEPRIHRAFPGGLEDLEIYRQEVVEGVHDHWICPEEGKWTYTYHKRLFAYEMEGEVIDQINYLIEKLAAVGYSRRAQAITWNPKTDPPTYDPPCLQRVWCRMLADEGGDLVLNMNTHWRSRDAYKAAYMNMFALTDLQRAIAERLAERLGRRVKVGRYVDIADSFHIYGSYFWEFAGFLRSVKERSFAERTWHSDFAQPMFEEARRRLAAEKK
- a CDS encoding PorT family protein; protein product: MRSGLACTMCALALCLPALLQAQSGMTVKSGWSVSAFRDRDHSLNPGVVLAVEKEWSLRARTSLSLEIAYVTRGGLFRDKLVGACSVGTPLTWRSQVCSMGFVELPLLCRFQLKPSARWKWQLVGGMSLALAVHDNTEVLRSQEIPNSYDPLTGRPVVLPDYVWDDGRLFSPAENSTFVAHARLSLKRGFYHLELRYARPLGGRSQAGGVDLDGKPYHALGITLGVWLPKKAPRLDSKTRE
- the gatD gene encoding Glu-tRNA(Gln) amidotransferase subunit GatD codes for the protein MEQPDAWKGYRGRARAKLRETNVHVWSDVVLHSTKGDFKGIILPRSENADDEHIVLKLHSGYNLGIHVDNVVSIEEVGYKEAHYRIPEREFPHDDAKPDVTLLGTGGTIASRLDYRTGAVIPAFTPGELYGAVPELADICNLKTTKLFGVFSENIESHHWITIANVIGEEIRNGVDGIVIGHGTDVMHYTAAALTFMVQKPPVPIVMVGSQRSSDRPSSDAALNLINAVRTAAYGDIAEVMVCMFGPTSDQYDLLHRGTRVRKMHSSYRNTFRTIGDIPLAMVWPARFQYLTDDYQRRRQDRGVLIDAVFEEKVSIVYYYPNMMPDIIDSLTDHGYKGIVIAGTGMGHVNRKINQALKRAIDKGVTVVMTVQTLWGYVQMYVYDTGRDLLDLGIIPLGNMLPETAYCKLGWVLAHTTEPEKVRQMMLTPINHETTEREPINGYLILQGGIPEVEEFLRRVRK
- a CDS encoding SDR family oxidoreductase gives rise to the protein MRGSESGAVGEGSIAWVTGAGRGIGRAVAEALAQRGLRVVLSARTAAQIEAVAAAINGAGGKALSIAADVTKPDELTALVAQVREVWGEIDILVNNAGVWRFTEVAKTSLEEWQEQIAVNLTGAFLCTKAVLEGMLRRGSGHIINIISVAGKRPYARCAAYCAAKYGLLGFTEVLRMEVRKQGIRVTAVFPGATDTPGWGAEDERRALMMRPQSVAQVVVAACFAPPDVMPEETVLRPVPGDL
- the folE gene encoding GTP cyclohydrolase I FolE, coding for MAERIRDLVDAMLRALGEDPSRPGLQRTSERVEKALTFLSQGYAQDPEEILQKAIFDERYDEMVIVKDIEVFSLCEHHMLPFFGRCHVGYLPKGRIVGVSKIPRVVDVYARRLQLQERLTTQIADALWRHLEPYGVGVVIEARHLCMMMRGVEKQNSVMTTSAMRGVFQSERATRMEFMELIRSHGA
- a CDS encoding 6-carboxytetrahydropterin synthase, which translates into the protein MVYITRKASFSAAHRLHNPQLSDEENRQVYGVCNNPMGHGHNYTVEVTVCGEPDPHDGMVLDLGALGHLVEEELIKKVDHKFLNYQVDFLQGVIPTAENLAKRFWEVLCDKLPRGRLYEVRVHESEHNSAFYRGE
- a CDS encoding glycosyltransferase, whose product is MRRGVPEQVDIVLSSYNRAHLIERAIASVRGQTYRHWRLLVVDDGSTDHTRRLMAALLAEDERIAYLPLQHGGLAQARNAGIAHSSAPFLTFIDADDEYLPEHLAVRVAYLVSHPEVDLLHGGVELLGDERDHYVVDARDPSRLIHLRDCCIGATLFGKRSVFVALGGLRLLPYSSESDFLARAEQRFRVVKVEWPTYRYHLEPEDRTCKIVRRSPESLSAPKTGEV